In Pedobacter sp. WC2423, the following are encoded in one genomic region:
- a CDS encoding SDR family NAD(P)-dependent oxidoreductase gives MSFQKKNILVVGGSSGIGLSVVNELDQQNANVYVISRSSSENWPANFQYLQADVTGNLDAIAGFLPEQLHGLVYSVGSINLKPFNRLTEDDFLNDYRINVLGAARMIQQSLKQLKNAGAASVVLISSVAAKTGMPYHASISAAKAGVEGLAVSLAAELAAQQIRVNVVAPSLTDTPLAQNLLSSSEKREASAKRHPLGKIGQPEDIGKLITFLLSEESSWITGQIIGIDGGLGKLKTS, from the coding sequence ATGAGTTTTCAGAAAAAAAATATTTTAGTGGTTGGTGGTAGTTCTGGAATTGGTTTATCAGTAGTTAACGAGCTTGACCAGCAAAATGCAAATGTATATGTAATTTCAAGATCGTCGTCTGAAAACTGGCCGGCTAACTTTCAATACCTGCAGGCTGATGTGACCGGTAATCTTGATGCTATAGCTGGTTTTTTACCAGAACAGTTACACGGTCTGGTGTATTCGGTAGGAAGTATTAATCTTAAACCTTTCAACAGGCTTACTGAAGACGATTTCTTAAATGACTATCGGATTAACGTTTTGGGTGCTGCACGTATGATTCAGCAGTCTTTAAAACAGTTAAAAAATGCTGGTGCTGCATCAGTAGTTTTGATTAGCTCTGTGGCTGCTAAAACAGGAATGCCTTATCATGCGAGTATTTCTGCTGCAAAAGCTGGGGTAGAAGGACTTGCAGTATCATTAGCTGCCGAACTTGCTGCTCAGCAAATACGGGTTAATGTGGTAGCGCCATCGCTTACTGACACTCCATTGGCACAAAATCTTTTAAGTTCTTCAGAAAAGCGGGAAGCTTCCGCGAAGCGGCATCCTTTAGGAAAGATTGGGCAGCCAGAAGATATCGGCAAGTTAATTACTTTTTTATTGTCGGAGGAAAGCAGTTGGATAACCGGGCAGATAATTGGAATAGATGGCGGTTTGGGGAAATTAAAAACTAGTTAA
- a CDS encoding DUF892 family protein, translating into MMLENIYSEKLSEMLVAEKKYMLCLEKLSAAALTDELRIALSPDSSDQRLHIERLQLCFEIQKVKKTGIISALDQYFFEHLKDVVKGKVPSLQKDISLLHSSQLIFQRKIQGYTSLQQMAIALGVEQSAQLLEQCFKDDQNAYNYLVQVSQNIIYPNANR; encoded by the coding sequence ATGATGCTTGAAAATATTTACTCAGAGAAATTAAGTGAAATGCTTGTTGCAGAAAAGAAGTACATGCTTTGTTTGGAAAAACTTTCAGCAGCGGCATTGACAGATGAATTGCGTATAGCACTTTCACCAGATTCTTCTGACCAGCGCTTGCATATTGAGCGTCTGCAACTGTGTTTTGAAATACAAAAAGTGAAAAAGACTGGAATTATTTCAGCCCTTGACCAGTACTTTTTTGAGCACCTTAAGGATGTAGTTAAAGGAAAAGTTCCTTCGTTGCAAAAAGATATTTCTCTCCTGCACAGTTCCCAACTGATTTTTCAACGAAAAATTCAGGGCTATACTTCTTTGCAGCAAATGGCAATCGCTTTAGGCGTCGAGCAATCTGCTCAGTTGCTGGAGCAATGTTTTAAGGACGACCAGAATGCATATAATTACCTGGTGCAGGTTTCGCAAAATATTATCTATCCTAATGCAAACAGATGA
- a CDS encoding type 1 glutamine amidotransferase domain-containing protein: MGQLNNRNIAVLSESGFEETELTSPVQRLKEEGAIVHIISSKPGSIQAMKGDQEWTIKVDVDKTITEANPEDYDGLLIPGGVLNPDALRKNDQAVEFVKAFFSAGKPVAAICHGPQVLITAGVVKGRKMTSTKTIKIDLINAGAQWDDLEVVVDEGLVTSRSPDDLPAFNDKMVEEFAEGVHQEQHS; encoded by the coding sequence ATGGGACAATTAAATAATAGAAACATTGCCGTTTTATCAGAAAGCGGTTTTGAAGAAACAGAATTGACCAGTCCGGTTCAAAGATTAAAAGAAGAGGGTGCCATAGTTCATATCATTTCTTCCAAACCAGGAAGTATTCAGGCGATGAAGGGTGATCAGGAATGGACTATTAAAGTTGATGTTGACAAAACGATAACCGAAGCTAATCCAGAAGACTATGACGGTCTATTAATTCCGGGTGGAGTATTAAATCCCGACGCGCTTAGAAAAAATGATCAGGCCGTTGAATTTGTGAAAGCATTTTTTAGTGCCGGAAAGCCTGTTGCTGCGATTTGTCACGGTCCGCAGGTATTAATAACGGCCGGAGTTGTTAAAGGAAGAAAGATGACCTCAACAAAAACTATAAAGATTGATCTTATCAATGCTGGTGCACAATGGGATGATTTGGAAGTAGTGGTTGATGAAGGATTGGTAACTAGCAGAAGCCCGGATGATCTGCCGGCATTTAATGATAAAATGGTGGAAGAATTTGCCGAAGGTGTTCATCAGGAACAACATTCTTAA
- a CDS encoding MarR family winged helix-turn-helix transcriptional regulator — MMYYDLISEVIGLIKIYEQESDHKSQDGYLFAQWMNEHYKKSSPPFPEPEWEGKTNGRSPDSVINTSLVHLYRYAKLNAKAAIANTSFSTPDEFIYLISLVSFGSMTKTALIKLNIHEKSAGMQIVNRLISNGLVEQSALDSDKRNRMIHITSKGTQMLNESMQNIKKASRDVTEPLSYLEKMDLIRLLTKLESFHESKARTIS, encoded by the coding sequence ATGATGTATTACGATTTAATAAGTGAGGTAATAGGCTTGATTAAGATTTATGAACAGGAATCTGATCATAAAAGTCAGGACGGGTACTTGTTTGCACAATGGATGAATGAACATTATAAAAAATCTTCTCCACCTTTTCCGGAGCCGGAGTGGGAGGGAAAGACAAATGGTCGTTCCCCTGATAGTGTGATTAACACTTCGCTGGTACATCTTTACAGGTACGCAAAACTAAATGCGAAAGCTGCAATAGCAAATACATCTTTTTCTACCCCTGATGAATTTATTTATTTAATCAGCCTGGTTTCCTTTGGGAGTATGACTAAAACGGCTCTTATCAAACTAAATATTCATGAGAAATCTGCAGGAATGCAAATCGTGAACAGATTAATTAGCAATGGATTAGTTGAGCAGTCAGCATTGGACAGTGATAAAAGAAACAGAATGATTCACATTACTTCAAAAGGAACTCAAATGCTGAATGAGAGTATGCAAAATATAAAAAAAGCATCAAGGGATGTAACTGAACCACTTTCATATCTGGAAAAAATGGACCTGATCAGGTTACTGACTAAGCTTGAAAGTTTTCATGAATCGAAAGCGAGAACAATTTCCTAA
- a CDS encoding FAD-dependent oxidoreductase has product METWKAINLLQNKEIAIIGGGPGGLTLARLLQLKGVNVKVYERDFGKEARVQGAIVDLHFDSGLKVMEAADLMDAFKVNYMPGADKFRMVDKDAKILMDEHDQSSVADFGDEHFRPEIDRGALRNILIDALLPDTVIWDSQFVSMELVNETWKLKFKNGTTANADIVIGAEGYRSKIRSYLTDIKAVYSGATIIQGEIDYPEKVCPEIYALVDKANLMAMGTGKTIAAQPRGDGGLTFYASSIYPEDWIKTSGIDFNESEQVYAYLIKYYEGWNPIFFTLFKACKHFVPRPLNYFPLDQNWDTKSNLTLIGDAAHLMPPSGEGVNTAMLDALDLSECLTAGEFQNIQAAIAAYEKQMLQRAALLGEEALEDIKNFASPSDESVKKLIQQFSQHANT; this is encoded by the coding sequence ATGGAAACATGGAAAGCAATAAATCTATTACAAAATAAAGAAATAGCAATCATAGGCGGTGGCCCGGGTGGCTTAACATTAGCCAGGCTTTTACAGCTCAAAGGGGTAAATGTGAAGGTTTATGAAAGGGATTTTGGCAAAGAAGCACGCGTGCAAGGTGCAATCGTTGATTTACACTTTGACTCGGGCCTGAAAGTTATGGAAGCAGCAGATTTGATGGATGCCTTCAAAGTGAATTACATGCCTGGTGCTGATAAGTTTCGCATGGTTGACAAGGATGCGAAAATACTCATGGACGAACATGATCAAAGTTCTGTTGCAGATTTTGGCGATGAACATTTTAGACCAGAAATTGACCGGGGTGCGCTAAGAAATATTTTAATAGATGCTCTTCTGCCTGATACCGTTATTTGGGATAGTCAATTTGTGAGCATGGAGCTGGTCAATGAGACCTGGAAACTGAAGTTTAAAAATGGTACAACAGCTAACGCGGATATAGTGATCGGAGCCGAAGGATACCGCTCAAAAATCCGTTCTTACCTAACAGACATTAAAGCAGTGTATTCAGGGGCAACTATTATCCAGGGTGAGATAGATTATCCTGAAAAAGTATGCCCTGAAATTTATGCGTTGGTTGATAAAGCCAATCTTATGGCAATGGGTACCGGAAAAACTATTGCTGCGCAGCCAAGAGGTGATGGTGGCCTGACATTTTATGCTTCATCTATTTATCCTGAAGACTGGATCAAAACCAGTGGAATTGATTTTAATGAAAGTGAGCAAGTATACGCTTACCTGATTAAATATTACGAAGGTTGGAACCCCATATTTTTCACACTCTTTAAAGCATGTAAACATTTTGTTCCAAGGCCACTGAACTATTTCCCTTTAGACCAAAATTGGGATACAAAATCAAATCTCACCCTTATTGGAGATGCAGCTCATTTGATGCCTCCATCTGGCGAAGGAGTTAATACAGCTATGCTGGATGCGCTTGATTTAAGTGAGTGCCTTACTGCTGGTGAATTTCAAAATATACAGGCTGCCATCGCAGCCTATGAAAAACAAATGCTGCAAAGAGCTGCTTTATTAGGTGAGGAGGCACTCGAAGACATCAAAAATTTTGCATCCCCTTCTGATGAGTCGGTTAAAAAGCTCATCCAACAATTTAGCCAGCATGCAAATACGTAA
- a CDS encoding flavin reductase family protein: MISIPSSQIYQLEKQYRISLINSLVGYKSLNLLGTISKEGITNLCVISSAFHLGADPPLLGLVIRPERAHNDTLTNIKSTGQYTLNNVLPEWYMQAHQTSASYAAGISEFDTCGFQKLYIDRFKAPFVGQSTIRIGLELREVIDVELNGTTILIGEIVQILADDTMITEDGTVDHIKAKTMTVAGLDTYFLPQPIGRLAYAKPGIEPRQFEW; the protein is encoded by the coding sequence ATGATAAGCATTCCGAGTAGCCAGATCTATCAACTGGAGAAACAATATAGAATAAGCCTGATCAATAGCTTAGTTGGCTATAAATCTTTAAATCTGCTGGGAACTATCAGCAAAGAAGGAATCACCAATTTATGCGTGATTAGCTCGGCCTTTCATCTTGGTGCTGATCCACCTCTTCTGGGGCTGGTTATAAGACCAGAACGAGCACATAATGACACCCTTACAAATATTAAATCTACAGGTCAGTATACCTTGAATAATGTATTGCCAGAGTGGTATATGCAAGCGCATCAGACCAGTGCTTCTTATGCTGCAGGTATATCTGAATTTGATACCTGTGGATTTCAGAAATTATATATAGATCGTTTTAAAGCACCTTTTGTAGGGCAATCGACTATTCGTATCGGCTTGGAATTAAGGGAAGTTATTGATGTAGAATTAAATGGTACGACTATCTTGATTGGAGAAATCGTTCAGATATTAGCTGATGATACCATGATAACTGAAGACGGAACGGTTGATCATATTAAAGCAAAAACAATGACCGTTGCGGGATTGGATACTTATTTTCTTCCGCAGCCTATTGGACGTTTAGCTTATGCTAAGCCAGGAATTGAACCACGTCAATTTGAATGGTAA
- a CDS encoding phytoene/squalene synthase family protein, giving the protein MKEIFDNLSAEFSKMMTKRYSTSFSLGIYFLDEKIRQPIYSIYGFVRLADEIVDSFHAYDKGILLSKFKRDCFEAIEDGISLNPVLNSFQQVVNKYHIEKQLIELFIQSMEMDLKQEYYTPEKYDQYILGSAQVVGLMCLQVFTEGDKTEYEKLKSSAMKLGAAFQKINFLRDVNADYYTLSRNYFPDVNLATFSNLEKSVIEDDIEEDLRLALAGIRQLPSSARNGVYLAYVYYKKLFNKIKNCPAEKVMTERIRISNARKFGLMFDSIIRYKTNTI; this is encoded by the coding sequence ATGAAAGAAATATTTGATAATTTATCGGCCGAGTTTAGTAAAATGATGACTAAACGGTATAGTACAAGTTTCTCCTTAGGTATTTATTTTTTAGATGAAAAGATCCGTCAGCCTATTTATTCCATTTATGGTTTTGTACGGTTAGCTGATGAGATTGTAGATAGCTTCCATGCCTACGACAAAGGTATTTTATTGTCAAAATTTAAAAGAGATTGCTTTGAGGCTATTGAAGATGGAATCAGCCTGAACCCGGTACTGAATTCTTTCCAGCAAGTTGTGAACAAATATCATATTGAAAAGCAGCTTATAGAATTATTTATTCAAAGCATGGAAATGGACCTTAAGCAAGAATATTATACGCCAGAAAAGTATGATCAGTATATTCTGGGCTCCGCTCAGGTGGTAGGCTTAATGTGTTTACAGGTTTTTACCGAAGGAGATAAAACAGAATATGAAAAACTGAAGAGTTCGGCAATGAAATTAGGTGCAGCATTTCAAAAGATAAATTTCCTGAGAGATGTAAATGCTGACTACTATACCTTAAGCCGTAATTATTTTCCAGATGTAAACTTAGCCACTTTTTCTAATCTTGAAAAATCAGTTATAGAAGATGATATAGAAGAAGATTTAAGATTGGCACTGGCTGGAATCCGGCAATTACCTTCTTCTGCCAGAAATGGAGTTTACCTCGCCTATGTATATTATAAAAAGTTATTTAATAAGATTAAAAACTGCCCTGCTGAAAAAGTAATGACAGAAAGAATCCGTATTTCCAATGCCCGTAAGTTCGGATTGATGTTCGACTCCATTATTCGTTACAAAACCAATACGATATAA
- a CDS encoding helix-turn-helix transcriptional regulator, which yields MQKKSKYIPVNTLPSGTREGIIIFRNFFNGLPNPKEVGRPHRDNGHLFILQEKGTTHIEIDFEKHCIEESSIIYINPDQIHHLIAFENATISTWIITSENLQQENLELLAALTPASILPLKAETLAIISTTAALCIQFSERKHEKLFNSILKESCNTLVTLVASQYLSEAKATDHHSRFKVITKSFKSSLEHHFTKIKSPKVYAQTLNISTPYLNECVKTTTGHSVSYHIQQRIVLEAKRLLYHSSKSIKEIAGELGYNDYSYFTRLFVKGTGMTPLTFRTKNLG from the coding sequence ATGCAGAAAAAAAGCAAATATATTCCTGTGAACACACTGCCTTCCGGAACGAGGGAAGGAATAATTATTTTCAGAAATTTTTTTAATGGACTTCCCAATCCCAAAGAAGTCGGGCGACCACACCGTGACAACGGGCATTTATTTATCCTGCAGGAAAAAGGAACAACCCATATTGAAATTGACTTTGAAAAACATTGTATAGAAGAATCATCTATTATTTACATAAATCCTGATCAGATACATCATTTGATCGCTTTTGAAAATGCAACGATCAGCACCTGGATAATTACCAGTGAAAATCTGCAGCAGGAAAACCTTGAATTACTAGCTGCCCTCACCCCCGCCAGCATTTTACCTTTAAAAGCCGAGACACTCGCCATTATTTCAACAACCGCAGCGCTTTGCATACAATTCTCTGAAAGGAAACACGAAAAACTATTTAATTCCATTCTGAAAGAAAGTTGTAACACCTTAGTCACCTTAGTTGCTTCCCAGTATTTATCTGAAGCTAAAGCCACGGATCACCATTCCCGTTTCAAGGTGATTACCAAATCATTTAAATCTTCTTTAGAACATCATTTTACAAAGATAAAAAGTCCAAAGGTATATGCTCAGACGCTGAATATATCTACCCCCTATCTGAATGAATGTGTCAAAACCACAACTGGACATTCCGTTTCTTATCATATACAACAACGCATCGTTCTGGAAGCCAAGCGCCTGCTTTACCATTCCAGTAAATCTATAAAAGAGATTGCAGGTGAACTCGGTTATAATGATTATTCTTATTTTACCCGGCTGTTTGTGAAAGGTACAGGAATGACTCCCTTAACTTTCAGAACTAAAAACCTCGGATAG